A single window of Lynx canadensis isolate LIC74 chromosome C2, mLynCan4.pri.v2, whole genome shotgun sequence DNA harbors:
- the SMCO1 gene encoding single-pass membrane and coiled-coil domain-containing protein 1 — protein MNNETTTLISLKEAMKRVDHKLQVLEAQFKELDFTKDSLTQKFEHHSKALANQAAHDELWTAVLALKFTSMELSILYSYVMEVLICLHTRVLEKLPDLVRGLPTLASVLRRKVKNQRIRGVWESVLEESGLEEGDITALCTFFIAYGNKAEYYVAKVRQMYIKDVTFLITNMVKNQALQDGLLRAVQVIEKGKAVKAPENQKSPLKELIPLARN, from the exons ATGAACAATGAAACCACAACCCTGATATCCTTGAAGGAGGCAATGAAAAG AGTAGACCACAAACTCCAAGTTTTAGAAGCACAGTTTAAAGAACTGGACTTCACCAAGGATAGCCTGACACAGAAATTTGAACATCATAGCAAGGCTTTGGCAAACCAGGCAGCCCACGATGAACTGTGGACAGCAGTGCTGGCACTCAA ATTCACTTCAATGGAACTGAGTATTTTATATAGCTACGTCATGGAAGTACTCATCTGCTTGCACACTCGTGTGCTTGAGAAGCTGCCAGACCTGGTGAGAGGTCTTCCCACCTTAGCCTCTGTCCTAAGACGAAAAGTCAAGAACCAGCGTATTAGAGGTGTTTGGGAGTCTGTCCTAGAGGAAAGTGGGCTGGAAGAAGGAGATATCACAGCACTTTGTACCTTCTTTATTGCATATGGTAACAAGGCAGAATACTATGTTGCTAAAGTGAGGCAGATGTATATCAAGGATGTCACTTTCCTGATCACTAACATGGTAAAGAACCAGGCTTTGCAGGATGGTTTGCTCAGGGCTGTGCAGGTCATTGAGAAGGGGAAAGCAGTGAAGGCCCCTGAAAACCAAAAGTCCCCCCTAAAAGAGTTGATACCATTAGCCAGAAACTAA